The Bacteroidota bacterium nucleotide sequence GCCGCGAATCAGGGCTTCGTGGGATACTTCAACAGTTTCTGTATCCGCTTCTTCATCCCGGTTGGTTACCAGCAGGCGTTCATCAGCCAGTTTTTTGATGAGGGGATGGATGACGCCTTGCAGTTCATTGAGGGAAGCTCGCCGGCGGGTATCTGCAGCGCCTTCTCCAGGTTTAACCAGCCGGGTGAACACGCGCCGGAGCGTGTCTTGCTGGGATTCCATATCCATGAACAACTGCTCTGCCCGTTGCGCCATGGCGCTTTGCACGCCATCCATATCGGTATAGGCACTGTTCAGTAGGATACCGTTTTTCTTTTGCTCCCACAGGTTGAGGAGTGCAAATTCCAGCAGCGGCAGGTTGCCGGGCTCGCCACCTACATCGGTGAGAATGCGTTCGGGTAGTCCTTCTTCAAACCTCAGGTTCACCGCAGCAGCAGGTTTGAGCACAGCGGCTTCCAATTCTTCCGGCGTCATCGGCCCCAGGTTGGCAATGCGGCCCTGCAACCGGTCGGCCAGCGGGCGGTGGGCGAGGACACGGCCGAAAAAGTCACCGCGGAGGGTAATCGCTACATGGAGAGTTGGTTGTAGTGTAGCTTCCAGTAGCAGGTCAATGAAGGCTTTGCGCTGGGCTGGGTCCTGGCAGAGGGTGTACACTTCTTCCCACTGGTCGATCACCAGCAGCAGTCGGGTTGTCCCCGGTTGTTTTTCCAACAGCGTGTCTACATAATCTCTCAATGCCACGCTACCTTTTTCAAGACTGTCCACTACCTTGTTTATCTCAAGCAGCCGGTCTGTCGTGGTAAGTTGCGGTTCGAGCGTAGTGACAAACTGGGTAGCCAGCGAGCGCAGGGGCCGGTCGTTGGGGACCATGGTTAAGATTTCCCATACCTCATCTTTAGGTGACTTACGCAGGGCAGGGAGGAGGCCGGCGCGTACTACAGAAGACTTACCGCTGCCAGAGGCACCTACCACAGCTAGCCAGTTGTCTTTGTGTACTTCCTCAATGAGTTGTTGGGTAAAGGTCTCGCGCCCAAAGAAAAATGCCGCATCTTCTTCCCGAAACGGGTGCAGGCCACGGTAGGGGCAAATTAGAGCGCGGGGGTCTGGGGTAGTTTCGGCAAGTGCTTCGCCTCGAATGG carries:
- a CDS encoding toll/interleukin-1 receptor domain-containing protein, with amino-acid sequence MSVFDAFLSYNRRDSDAVARVAEQLRAAGLAVFLDKWYLTPGNSWINELEQKLGQSKCLCVFIGPHGLGNWQQREKNLGLDRQAAKSAYRVIPVILPGNSDPSLGFLSLNTWIDLRKNLDDVAPLVHAIRGEALAETTPDPRALICPYRGLHPFREEDAAFFFGRETFTQQLIEEVHKDNWLAVVGASGSGKSSVVRAGLLPALRKSPKDEVWEILTMVPNDRPLRSLATQFVTTLEPQLTTTDRLLEINKVVDSLEKGSVALRDYVDTLLEKQPGTTRLLLVIDQWEEVYTLCQDPAQRKAFIDLLLEATLQPTLHVAITLRGDFFGRVLAHRPLADRLQGRIANLGPMTPEELEAAVLKPAAAVNLRFEEGLPERILTDVGGEPGNLPLLEFALLNLWEQKKNGILLNSAYTDMDGVQSAMAQRAEQLFMDMESQQDTLRRVFTRLVKPGEGAADTRRRASLNELQGVIHPLIKKLADERLLVTNRDEEADTETVEVSHEALIRG